In Choloepus didactylus isolate mChoDid1 chromosome 18, mChoDid1.pri, whole genome shotgun sequence, a single genomic region encodes these proteins:
- the LOC119514479 gene encoding spermatid-specific linker histone H1-like protein isoform X2, with protein sequence MRVPKSGCEPDNGPGDKTLGEGSPCPWKKAGPCLAGSSDPYPRRDSALCRSTGTNLLRPAVGDPRGRRGLEPHKEASEGTKDPGRAAPTHQGADLWTLLAATLEVLSPSSLHPPQEEMQKETSLLPPTSPLGSNTALGAGQLASMSGVPSKTEAGRHACPRAQKKPSMSKVILRTVEGKGTRNCVSLATLKKAVATTGYDMACNAWRFKRVLKGLVDKGMLKQVSGKGASGSFRMGKKHASKLKAKKRQQRRRQTRRHQPGKRQLGQRQLGQRRPGQQRLLMGSKQGHKRLTKGVRRGAKCRCN encoded by the exons ATG AGGGTTCCCAAGTCCGGCTGTGAGCCTGACAACGGACCAGGAGACAAGACCCTGGGAGAAGGAAGCCCCTGCCCTTGGAAAAAGGCTGGCCCATGTCTAGCAGGATCATCGGACCCCTACCCACGCAGAGACTCAGCGCTTTGCAGAAG CACTGGCACAAATCTGCTGAGGCCAGCCGTGGGTGATCCCAGGGGAAGGCGTGGGCTAGAGCCCCACAAGGAAGCCTCTGAGGGAACCAAGGACCCGGGACGTGCCGCACCCACCCACCAAGGAGCAGACCTGTGGACACTTCTGGCCGCCACCCTGGAGGTCCTCAGTCCCAGCTCCCTTCACCCACCCCAGgaagagatgcagaaagaaacCTCGCTGCTTCCCCCCACCTCGCCCTTGGGCTCGAACACTGCCCTGGGTGCGGGCCAGCTGGCCAGTATGTCAGGGGTCCCCAGCAAGACAGAGGCTGGGCGCCATGCCTGTCCCAGGGCCCAGAAGAAGCCCAGTATGTCCAAGGTGATCCTGAGGACTGTGGAGGGCAAGGGGACTCGCAACTGCGTGTCGCTGGCCACCCTGAAGAAGGCGGTGGCCACCACTGGCTATGATATGGCCTGCAATGCCTGGCGCTTCAAGCGGGTGCTCAAGGGGCTGGTGGACAAGGGCATGCTCAAGCAGGTGTCCGGCAAGGGGGCCTCGGGCTCCTTCCGCATGGGCAAGAAGCACGCCTCCAAGCTCAAGGCCAAGAAACGACAGCAGCGACGGCGGCAGACCAGGAGACACCAACCCGGAAAGCGCCAGCTTGGGCAGCGTCAGCTTGGGCAGCGCCGACCCGGGCAGCAGAGGTTGCTAATGGGCTCCAAGCAGGGGCACAAGCGGCTAACCAAGGGCGTTCGCAGAGGGGCCAAATGCCGCTGCAATTAA
- the LOC119514479 gene encoding spermatid-specific linker histone H1-like protein isoform X1, whose protein sequence is MEEMRVPKSGCEPDNGPGDKTLGEGSPCPWKKAGPCLAGSSDPYPRRDSALCRSTGTNLLRPAVGDPRGRRGLEPHKEASEGTKDPGRAAPTHQGADLWTLLAATLEVLSPSSLHPPQEEMQKETSLLPPTSPLGSNTALGAGQLASMSGVPSKTEAGRHACPRAQKKPSMSKVILRTVEGKGTRNCVSLATLKKAVATTGYDMACNAWRFKRVLKGLVDKGMLKQVSGKGASGSFRMGKKHASKLKAKKRQQRRRQTRRHQPGKRQLGQRQLGQRRPGQQRLLMGSKQGHKRLTKGVRRGAKCRCN, encoded by the exons ATGGAGGAGATG AGGGTTCCCAAGTCCGGCTGTGAGCCTGACAACGGACCAGGAGACAAGACCCTGGGAGAAGGAAGCCCCTGCCCTTGGAAAAAGGCTGGCCCATGTCTAGCAGGATCATCGGACCCCTACCCACGCAGAGACTCAGCGCTTTGCAGAAG CACTGGCACAAATCTGCTGAGGCCAGCCGTGGGTGATCCCAGGGGAAGGCGTGGGCTAGAGCCCCACAAGGAAGCCTCTGAGGGAACCAAGGACCCGGGACGTGCCGCACCCACCCACCAAGGAGCAGACCTGTGGACACTTCTGGCCGCCACCCTGGAGGTCCTCAGTCCCAGCTCCCTTCACCCACCCCAGgaagagatgcagaaagaaacCTCGCTGCTTCCCCCCACCTCGCCCTTGGGCTCGAACACTGCCCTGGGTGCGGGCCAGCTGGCCAGTATGTCAGGGGTCCCCAGCAAGACAGAGGCTGGGCGCCATGCCTGTCCCAGGGCCCAGAAGAAGCCCAGTATGTCCAAGGTGATCCTGAGGACTGTGGAGGGCAAGGGGACTCGCAACTGCGTGTCGCTGGCCACCCTGAAGAAGGCGGTGGCCACCACTGGCTATGATATGGCCTGCAATGCCTGGCGCTTCAAGCGGGTGCTCAAGGGGCTGGTGGACAAGGGCATGCTCAAGCAGGTGTCCGGCAAGGGGGCCTCGGGCTCCTTCCGCATGGGCAAGAAGCACGCCTCCAAGCTCAAGGCCAAGAAACGACAGCAGCGACGGCGGCAGACCAGGAGACACCAACCCGGAAAGCGCCAGCTTGGGCAGCGTCAGCTTGGGCAGCGCCGACCCGGGCAGCAGAGGTTGCTAATGGGCTCCAAGCAGGGGCACAAGCGGCTAACCAAGGGCGTTCGCAGAGGGGCCAAATGCCGCTGCAATTAA
- the SGCA gene encoding alpha-sarcoglycan isoform X4, protein MAAGLVWIPLLVGLLAGPGGTEAPQTTLHPLVGRIFVHTLDHATFLRLPEHVAPPPTARITYHAHLQGYPDLPRWLRYTQRSPHQPGFLYGAATPEDRGHQVIEVIAYNRDSFETTRQRLVLLIGDPEGPRLPYQAEFLVRSHDVEEVLPSTPANRFLAALGGLWEPGELQLLNITSALDRGGRVPLPIEGRKEGVYIKVGSASPFSTCLKMVASPDSQTRCAQGQPPLLSCYDTLAPHFRVAWCNVSLVDLSVLEPADDSPTPGDGVLEHDPFFCPPTEATARDFLTDALVTLLVPLLVALLLALLLAYVMCCRREGRLKRDLATSDIQMVHHGTIRGNTEELRQMAASREVPRPLSTLPMFNVHTGERRPPHGDSAQVPLILDQH, encoded by the exons GTCTCCTGGCAGGGCCGGGGGGCACGGAGGCCCCGCAGACCACCCTGCACCCGCTCGTGGGCCGCATTTTTGTGCACACCTTGGACCACGCCACCTTCCTGCGCCTGCCCGAGCATGTTG CGCCCCCCCCCACCGCCCGCATCACCTACCATGCCCACCTCCAGGGATACCCAGATCTGCCTCGGTGGCTCCGCTACACCCAGCGCAGCCCCCACCAGCCTGGCTTCCTTTACGGAGCTGCAACCCCAGAAGATCGTGGGCACCAGGTCATTGAG GTCATAGCCTACAATAGGGACAGCTTCGAGACCACCCGGCAGAGGCTGGTGCTGTTGATCGGGGACCCAGAAG GCCCCCGACTGCCATACCAGGCTGAGTTCCTGGTGCGAAGCCATGACGTGGAGGAGGTGCTGCCCTCGACACCTGCCAACCGCTTCCTCGCAGCCTTGGGGGGGCTCTGGGAGCCGGGAGAGCTCCAGCTGCTCAACATCACCTCTGCCTTGGACCGTGGGGGCCGCGTCCCTCTTCCCATTGAGGGCCGCAAGGAAGG GGTGTACATCAAGGTGGGCTCTGCCTCGCCCTTCTCCACCTGCCTGAAGATGGTGGCATCTCCCGACAGCCAGACCCGCTGTGCCCAGGGCCAGCCTCCACTGCTGTCCTGCTATGATACCTTGGCACCCCACTTCCGTGTTGCCTGGTGTAATGTGTCCCTG GTGGATCTGTCGGTGCTGGAGCCCGCAGACGACTCACCCACCCCAGGGGATGGGGTCCTGGAGCACGACCCGTTCTTCTGCCCTCCCACCGAGGCCACGGCCCGTGACTTCCTGACCGACGCGCTGGTCACCCTCCTGGTGCCCCTGCTGGTGGCCCTGCTGCTGGCCCTGCTGCTGGCCTACGTCATGTGCTGCCGGCGGGAGGGACG GCTGAAGAGAGACCTGGCTACCTCTGA CATCCAGATGGTCCACCACGGCACCATCCGCGGGAACACGGAGGAGCTGCGGCAGATGGCAGCCAGCCGCGAGGTGCCCCGGCCTCTCTCCACCCTGCCCATGTTCAACGTGCACACGGGCGAGCGGCGGCCTCCCCACGGGGACAGCGCCCAGGTGCCCCTCATCCTGGACCAGCACTGA
- the SGCA gene encoding alpha-sarcoglycan isoform X2: protein MCLGVLGSPQVSWQGRGARRPRRPPCTRSWAAFLCTPWTTPPSCACPSMLPPPPTARITYHAHLQGYPDLPRWLRYTQRSPHQPGFLYGAATPEDRGHQVIEVIAYNRDSFETTRQRLVLLIGDPEGPRLPYQAEFLVRSHDVEEVLPSTPANRFLAALGGLWEPGELQLLNITSALDRGGRVPLPIEGRKEGVYIKVGSASPFSTCLKMVASPDSQTRCAQGQPPLLSCYDTLAPHFRVAWCNVSLVDLSVLEPADDSPTPGDGVLEHDPFFCPPTEATARDFLTDALVTLLVPLLVALLLALLLAYVMCCRREGRLKRDLATSDIQMVHHGTIRGNTEELRQMAASREVPRPLSTLPMFNVHTGERRPPHGDSAQVPLILDQH, encoded by the exons ATGTGTTTGGGGGTTCTGGGGTCCCCTCAGGTCTCCTGGCAGGGCCGGGGGGCACGGAGGCCCCGCAGACCACCCTGCACCCGCTCGTGGGCCGCATTTTTGTGCACACCTTGGACCACGCCACCTTCCTGCGCCTGCCCGAGCATGTTG CCGCCCCCCCCCACCGCCCGCATCACCTACCATGCCCACCTCCAGGGATACCCAGATCTGCCTCGGTGGCTCCGCTACACCCAGCGCAGCCCCCACCAGCCTGGCTTCCTTTACGGAGCTGCAACCCCAGAAGATCGTGGGCACCAGGTCATTGAG GTCATAGCCTACAATAGGGACAGCTTCGAGACCACCCGGCAGAGGCTGGTGCTGTTGATCGGGGACCCAGAAG GCCCCCGACTGCCATACCAGGCTGAGTTCCTGGTGCGAAGCCATGACGTGGAGGAGGTGCTGCCCTCGACACCTGCCAACCGCTTCCTCGCAGCCTTGGGGGGGCTCTGGGAGCCGGGAGAGCTCCAGCTGCTCAACATCACCTCTGCCTTGGACCGTGGGGGCCGCGTCCCTCTTCCCATTGAGGGCCGCAAGGAAGG GGTGTACATCAAGGTGGGCTCTGCCTCGCCCTTCTCCACCTGCCTGAAGATGGTGGCATCTCCCGACAGCCAGACCCGCTGTGCCCAGGGCCAGCCTCCACTGCTGTCCTGCTATGATACCTTGGCACCCCACTTCCGTGTTGCCTGGTGTAATGTGTCCCTG GTGGATCTGTCGGTGCTGGAGCCCGCAGACGACTCACCCACCCCAGGGGATGGGGTCCTGGAGCACGACCCGTTCTTCTGCCCTCCCACCGAGGCCACGGCCCGTGACTTCCTGACCGACGCGCTGGTCACCCTCCTGGTGCCCCTGCTGGTGGCCCTGCTGCTGGCCCTGCTGCTGGCCTACGTCATGTGCTGCCGGCGGGAGGGACG GCTGAAGAGAGACCTGGCTACCTCTGA CATCCAGATGGTCCACCACGGCACCATCCGCGGGAACACGGAGGAGCTGCGGCAGATGGCAGCCAGCCGCGAGGTGCCCCGGCCTCTCTCCACCCTGCCCATGTTCAACGTGCACACGGGCGAGCGGCGGCCTCCCCACGGGGACAGCGCCCAGGTGCCCCTCATCCTGGACCAGCACTGA
- the SGCA gene encoding alpha-sarcoglycan isoform X1: MCLGVLGSPQVSWQGRGARRPRRPPCTRSWAAFLCTPWTTPPSCACPSMLPPPPTARITYHAHLQGYPDLPRWLRYTQRSPHQPGFLYGAATPEDRGHQVIEVIAYNRDSFETTRQRLVLLIGDPEGPRLPYQAEFLVRSHDVEEVLPSTPANRFLAALGGLWEPGELQLLNITSALDRGGRVPLPIEGRKEGRSIKGHSWEDKATWKSGGLCALSPQPQISGVYIKVGSASPFSTCLKMVASPDSQTRCAQGQPPLLSCYDTLAPHFRVAWCNVSLVDLSVLEPADDSPTPGDGVLEHDPFFCPPTEATARDFLTDALVTLLVPLLVALLLALLLAYVMCCRREGRLKRDLATSDIQMVHHGTIRGNTEELRQMAASREVPRPLSTLPMFNVHTGERRPPHGDSAQVPLILDQH; this comes from the exons ATGTGTTTGGGGGTTCTGGGGTCCCCTCAGGTCTCCTGGCAGGGCCGGGGGGCACGGAGGCCCCGCAGACCACCCTGCACCCGCTCGTGGGCCGCATTTTTGTGCACACCTTGGACCACGCCACCTTCCTGCGCCTGCCCGAGCATGTTG CCGCCCCCCCCCACCGCCCGCATCACCTACCATGCCCACCTCCAGGGATACCCAGATCTGCCTCGGTGGCTCCGCTACACCCAGCGCAGCCCCCACCAGCCTGGCTTCCTTTACGGAGCTGCAACCCCAGAAGATCGTGGGCACCAGGTCATTGAG GTCATAGCCTACAATAGGGACAGCTTCGAGACCACCCGGCAGAGGCTGGTGCTGTTGATCGGGGACCCAGAAG GCCCCCGACTGCCATACCAGGCTGAGTTCCTGGTGCGAAGCCATGACGTGGAGGAGGTGCTGCCCTCGACACCTGCCAACCGCTTCCTCGCAGCCTTGGGGGGGCTCTGGGAGCCGGGAGAGCTCCAGCTGCTCAACATCACCTCTGCCTTGGACCGTGGGGGCCGCGTCCCTCTTCCCATTGAGGGCCGCAAGGAAGG GAGATCCATCAAGGGACATTCCTGGGAAGATAAGGCCACCTGGAAGAGTGGAGGGCTCTGTGCACTCTCACCACAACCCCAGATCTCAGG GGTGTACATCAAGGTGGGCTCTGCCTCGCCCTTCTCCACCTGCCTGAAGATGGTGGCATCTCCCGACAGCCAGACCCGCTGTGCCCAGGGCCAGCCTCCACTGCTGTCCTGCTATGATACCTTGGCACCCCACTTCCGTGTTGCCTGGTGTAATGTGTCCCTG GTGGATCTGTCGGTGCTGGAGCCCGCAGACGACTCACCCACCCCAGGGGATGGGGTCCTGGAGCACGACCCGTTCTTCTGCCCTCCCACCGAGGCCACGGCCCGTGACTTCCTGACCGACGCGCTGGTCACCCTCCTGGTGCCCCTGCTGGTGGCCCTGCTGCTGGCCCTGCTGCTGGCCTACGTCATGTGCTGCCGGCGGGAGGGACG GCTGAAGAGAGACCTGGCTACCTCTGA CATCCAGATGGTCCACCACGGCACCATCCGCGGGAACACGGAGGAGCTGCGGCAGATGGCAGCCAGCCGCGAGGTGCCCCGGCCTCTCTCCACCCTGCCCATGTTCAACGTGCACACGGGCGAGCGGCGGCCTCCCCACGGGGACAGCGCCCAGGTGCCCCTCATCCTGGACCAGCACTGA
- the SGCA gene encoding alpha-sarcoglycan isoform X3, producing the protein MCLGVLGSPQVSWQGRGARRPRRPPCTRSWAAFLCTPWTTPPSCACPSMLPPPPTARITYHAHLQGYPDLPRWLRYTQRSPHQPGFLYGAATPEDRGHQVIEVIAYNRDSFETTRQRLVLLIGDPEGPRLPYQAEFLVRSHDVEEVLPSTPANRFLAALGGLWEPGELQLLNITSALDRGGRVPLPIEGRKEGRSIKGHSWEDKATWKSGGLCALSPQPQISGVYIKVGSASPFSTCLKMVASPDSQTRCAQGQPPLLSCYDTLAPHFRVAWCNVSLVDLSVLEPADDSPTPGDGVLEHDPFFCPPTEATARDFLTDALVTLLVPLLVALLLALLLAYVMCCRREGRLKRDLATSDGGN; encoded by the exons ATGTGTTTGGGGGTTCTGGGGTCCCCTCAGGTCTCCTGGCAGGGCCGGGGGGCACGGAGGCCCCGCAGACCACCCTGCACCCGCTCGTGGGCCGCATTTTTGTGCACACCTTGGACCACGCCACCTTCCTGCGCCTGCCCGAGCATGTTG CCGCCCCCCCCCACCGCCCGCATCACCTACCATGCCCACCTCCAGGGATACCCAGATCTGCCTCGGTGGCTCCGCTACACCCAGCGCAGCCCCCACCAGCCTGGCTTCCTTTACGGAGCTGCAACCCCAGAAGATCGTGGGCACCAGGTCATTGAG GTCATAGCCTACAATAGGGACAGCTTCGAGACCACCCGGCAGAGGCTGGTGCTGTTGATCGGGGACCCAGAAG GCCCCCGACTGCCATACCAGGCTGAGTTCCTGGTGCGAAGCCATGACGTGGAGGAGGTGCTGCCCTCGACACCTGCCAACCGCTTCCTCGCAGCCTTGGGGGGGCTCTGGGAGCCGGGAGAGCTCCAGCTGCTCAACATCACCTCTGCCTTGGACCGTGGGGGCCGCGTCCCTCTTCCCATTGAGGGCCGCAAGGAAGG GAGATCCATCAAGGGACATTCCTGGGAAGATAAGGCCACCTGGAAGAGTGGAGGGCTCTGTGCACTCTCACCACAACCCCAGATCTCAGG GGTGTACATCAAGGTGGGCTCTGCCTCGCCCTTCTCCACCTGCCTGAAGATGGTGGCATCTCCCGACAGCCAGACCCGCTGTGCCCAGGGCCAGCCTCCACTGCTGTCCTGCTATGATACCTTGGCACCCCACTTCCGTGTTGCCTGGTGTAATGTGTCCCTG GTGGATCTGTCGGTGCTGGAGCCCGCAGACGACTCACCCACCCCAGGGGATGGGGTCCTGGAGCACGACCCGTTCTTCTGCCCTCCCACCGAGGCCACGGCCCGTGACTTCCTGACCGACGCGCTGGTCACCCTCCTGGTGCCCCTGCTGGTGGCCCTGCTGCTGGCCCTGCTGCTGGCCTACGTCATGTGCTGCCGGCGGGAGGGACG GCTGAAGAGAGACCTGGCTACCTCTGA tggaggaaactga